The Alcaligenes faecalis sequence CGACAAAGTGACCAAGAAGAAGATCCCAGGGGTGGCCACTGGCGATATTTACTGGGGCTCCGTACCGTTTATCTGCATCCAGATTGTCATGATTGCCGTGGTGCTGCTGTTCCCAGGCATGGTGACGCATTACAAGGGCACGGGTGTGGCGGTGGATCCGAGTACGGTCAAGATCGAGATGCAGGCTGAATACGGTGCGGACTTGAATCCGTTTGGTGATTCGGGTGACGGCGGCGGTATGCCGGTATTCAAGTAAACACAGGAAAGACAGGAGACACCGATGGAGAGCCTGGATGTCAGGGTATTGCGCCAGTTACATGCGTGGCGCGCACAAGGATGTGACGCTATTTTGGTCACGGTTGTGCAGACCTGGGGTTCGTCCCCGCGTCCAGAGGGCTCCATCATGGCTCTGGAAAAAGGTGGGGCGGTGGTCGGATCGGTCTCCGGCGGTTGTATCGAGGACGATTTGATCCGCGCCTATCACGACCCCAAAGGGGCGGATAAGCGCCTGCATGGCGATGGCCGTCCCCAGTTGTTGACGTACGGCATCAGCGCGGATGAGGCGCATCGTTTTGGTTTGCCTTGCGGCGGGACGATACGGCTGCTGGTGGAGTTCAATCCCTGCCCGGATGCCTTGTCGGAATTACTGGGTTTGCTGGAGCAGCGCCATTTGGTGCAACGCCATGTAGATCTGCACACTGGCCGTGCCTGGGGCAGTGCCACCCGTGTTCCGGCGGCTTTGCACTTAAGCCAGGATTGCTTGTCGGTGACCTTTGGGCCGTCCTATCGGCTCTTGCTGATCGGAGGCGGGCAACTGTCTGAATATGTGGCAACCATTGCCTTGTTCAATGGTTTTGATGTGACGGTCTGTGATCCGCGTAGCGAGCATATTCAAGGCTGGGGCGTAGCCGGGGTACGCGTGGTCAGCGGTATGCCGGATGATGAGGTCATTGCCTGCGTGCCGGATCGACGCACCGCCATTGTGGCCCTGACGCACGATCCCAAGCTGGACGATATGGCTTTGCTGGAGGCGCTCAAAAGCAGTGCTTTTTATGTGGGGGCGATTGGCTCGCGGCGTAATAACCAAAGCCGTCGCGAACGCTTGGCCGAGTACTTTGATCTGACGGCAGAGGAAATCGACAGGCTCAAAGGCCCGATCGGCTTATATATAGGTAGCAAAACCCCGGCAGAAATTGCGGTCAGCATCATGGCCGAGATCATCGCGATTAAAAATGGGGTGGATGTGCCGCGCGAACTGTCGGTAGCCTCTGTCAAGGATAGGCAAGAACAGCAGTCGGCCTAGAGGGTGACTGCCGCGACAGTTCTGTATTCAGACATTTCGCACTAAGATAAGAGAACGGGCGGCGACCCGTTCTTTTTTGTCTCCGGGCCGCCCAAGACCTGACGCCTGCTGTATTCAGCAGGCCGCCAGCGGGTGACAAGCCCGTGCAGCGTAGGGACGTTTTGATTTCTGCCTTGGTGAGCCTTTCATGTCCTTCGTGTCCCAATATGGTTTTTTGCCCTTGAGTGCCCCCCCAGGAAAGCAGGCCCTGTACAGCCCGGCACAGTGTGCCAGCATGGATGCGGCAGCACCGGGTTTCGGAGTATCTGTCGAGCAATTGATGCAGGCCGCCGCCAGTGCAGTGGCGCGTACCGTACAGCGACACTGGCCGCAAGGGGCGGTACTGTTCCTGTGCGGACCAGGCAATAACGGCGGGGATGCCTTGGTGGCCGCGCAAATTCTGCGTGAACAAGGACGCATGGTTTCCGTGTTCAGTCTGGTGGCCCCGTCCGCGCGACAGGGGACAGCAGCCTGGGCGCAAGCTCAATGGCAGGGCCGTTGGGAAAGCCAATGTCCGGACTTTCGACGTTTTTCCGTGGTGGTTGATGGCCTGCTGGGTGCAGGCCTGGATCGTGACGTAGAAGGTGACACTGCCGCCTTGATTCAGTCTCTGGCCGCTTCCAGGGTGCCCGTGTGTGCCATTGACGTGCCTTCGGGGCTGGATG is a genomic window containing:
- a CDS encoding XdhC family protein, whose product is MESLDVRVLRQLHAWRAQGCDAILVTVVQTWGSSPRPEGSIMALEKGGAVVGSVSGGCIEDDLIRAYHDPKGADKRLHGDGRPQLLTYGISADEAHRFGLPCGGTIRLLVEFNPCPDALSELLGLLEQRHLVQRHVDLHTGRAWGSATRVPAALHLSQDCLSVTFGPSYRLLLIGGGQLSEYVATIALFNGFDVTVCDPRSEHIQGWGVAGVRVVSGMPDDEVIACVPDRRTAIVALTHDPKLDDMALLEALKSSAFYVGAIGSRRNNQSRRERLAEYFDLTAEEIDRLKGPIGLYIGSKTPAEIAVSIMAEIIAIKNGVDVPRELSVASVKDRQEQQSA